A part of Odontesthes bonariensis isolate fOdoBon6 chromosome 23, fOdoBon6.hap1, whole genome shotgun sequence genomic DNA contains:
- the LOC142373659 gene encoding cerebellar degeneration-related protein 2-like: MLSSARMEEFVTEEEEPWYDQQDLEQDLHLAAELGKTLLERNKELEDSLQQMYITNEEQVQEIEYLTKQLEVLRDMNEQHAKVYEQLDGTARELERTNHTLVTDSKASQQKIERLTGTIEALQNQVESLSGQVEQLRSMEQLRVKREKRERRKTIHSFPCLRELCTAPRYEDEFVVGRAESFTVDAKRPPFEEENQHLREAVSALRAAVRTERGRREGVERECNLLIGEFSRLQTRVQDAESCQARVRELEVELQELQQLRRARTYLLSSEDDGVALTQTVLNITPETDTFLEEEVGETGGGVREEAEGGGGVGGEALPESSPVRKSCSDTALNAIVARDASGRRRGSYALHANSVRKRGMSILREVDEQYHALLEKYEELLGKCRRHEESLCHAGVQTSRPISRDPSMKDCAMGPTSAPPPTPSQSPSTPEAIESISKQVAAVDKRLGQNTPEYKALFKEIFSRIQKTKMDIKTTKTKTSKSGKSGKSSKH; encoded by the exons ATGCTAAGCTCAGCGAGAATGGAGGAATTCGTAACCGAAGAGGAAGAGCCGTGGTACGACCAGCAGGACCTGGAGCAGG ATCTCCACTTGGCAGCAGAGCTCGGGAAGACTCTATTAGAGAGGAACAAAGAGCTGGAGGACTCTCTGCAGCAGATGTACATCACTAATGAGGAGCAAGTGCAAGAGATTGAG TACCTGACAAAGCAACTGGAGGTTCTTCGGGACATGAACGAGCAGCATGCCAAAGTGTACGAGCAGCTGGACGGCACAGCCAGAGAACTGGAGCGCACCAACCACACTCTGGTGACGGACAGCAAAGCCTCGCAGCAGAAGATCGAGAG GTTGACGGGGACTATTGAGGCTTTGCAGAACCAGGTGGAGTCTCTGTCAGGGCAGGTGGAGCAGCTTCGCTCTATGGAGCAGCTCCGAGTCAAAAGGGAGAAGAGGGAGCGACGCAAGACCATCCACTCATTCCCATGCCTGAGGGAGCTGTGCACAGCACCCAG GTATGAGGACGAGTTTGTGGTGGGCAGGGCTGAGAGCTTCACTGTGGACGCCAAGCGTCCGCCTTTTGAAGAAGAGAACCAGCACCTGAGGGAGGCGGTGTCGGCTCTGCGAGCGGCGGTCCGGACTGAGAGGGGAAGAAGGGAAGGAGTGGAGAGGGAGTGCAACCTCCTGATCGGAGAGTTCTCCCGGCTGCAGACACGGGTGCAG GATGCTGAGAGCTGCCAGGCGAGGGTCCGGGAACTGGAAgtggagctgcaggagctgcagcaGTTGCGTCGTGCTCGGACTTACCTGCTGAGCAGCGAGGATGACGGCGTGGCCCTTACCCAGACTGTCCTCAATATCACCCCCGAAACTGACACTTTCCTGGAGGAGGAGGTTGGAGAGACTGGGGGTGGCGTGAGGGAGGAGGCTGAGGGTGGAGGAGGTGTTGGAGGTGAGGCCCTACCCGAGTCCAGCCCTGTAAGGAAGAGCTGCAGTGACACGGCGCTGAATGCCATCGTGGCCCGCGATGCGTCAGGCCGCAGGAGAGGCAGCTACGCCCTGCACGCCAACAGCGTCAGGAAGAGAGGGATGTCCATCCTCAGGGAGGTGGACGAGCAGTACCACGCCTTACTGGAGAAATACGAGGAGTTGTTGGGAAAGTGTAGGCGCCATGAGGAGAGCCTGTGTCACGCCGGTGTCCAGACTTCAAGGCCCATCTCCCGAGACCCATCCATGAAAGACTGTGCAATGGGCCCCACTTCGGCACCCCCCCCAACACCCTCCCAGTCACCTTCCACCCCTGAGGCCATCGAGAGCATCAGCAAACAGGTGGCGGCGGTGGACAAGCGCTTGGGGCAGAACACTCCAGAGTACaaggccctttttaaagagattttCTCACGTATTCAGAAGACCAAGATGGACATCAAAACTACCAAAACCAAAACGAGCAAATCTGGCAAATCTGGCAAGTCCAGTAAACACTAA